A single window of Granulicella sibirica DNA harbors:
- a CDS encoding SDR family NAD(P)-dependent oxidoreductase, whose amino-acid sequence MFDLAGRCAVVLGGTSGIGQAIAHGLAEAGADVIASSRQQGQVDATAAGIEALGRRTLRLTSDVVDRGSVQALHDAVIASFGKVDILVNSAGITKRVPTLECMDELWGNIMNVNLNGTLRACQIFGKTMLAAGYGRIINIASLATFVAFQEVAAYGASKAAVGALTRSLAVEWAAQGVTVNAIAPGIIPTELNRKILDSPRGRELTMRTPMGRYGTVDELVGAAVYLAAEENAFMTGQILTVDGGYLASGVNQ is encoded by the coding sequence ATGTTTGATTTGGCCGGACGATGCGCCGTCGTCCTTGGGGGCACATCGGGTATCGGGCAGGCGATCGCACATGGACTGGCGGAAGCCGGGGCTGATGTTATCGCGTCGTCGAGACAGCAGGGGCAGGTGGATGCCACGGCTGCTGGTATCGAGGCGCTTGGAAGAAGGACGCTGAGGCTTACTTCCGACGTGGTCGATCGTGGGTCGGTGCAGGCGTTGCACGATGCGGTGATCGCGAGCTTCGGCAAGGTCGATATTCTTGTGAACTCGGCGGGGATTACGAAGCGCGTGCCTACGCTTGAGTGCATGGACGAGCTTTGGGGCAACATCATGAACGTCAACCTGAACGGCACGCTGCGGGCGTGCCAGATCTTCGGGAAGACGATGCTTGCGGCGGGTTATGGGCGGATCATCAATATCGCTTCGCTGGCTACGTTTGTTGCGTTTCAGGAGGTGGCGGCTTATGGGGCGAGCAAGGCTGCTGTCGGAGCGTTGACGCGGTCGCTTGCGGTGGAGTGGGCGGCACAGGGAGTGACTGTCAATGCGATTGCCCCGGGGATTATTCCTACAGAGTTGAACCGGAAGATTCTAGATTCGCCGCGTGGACGTGAGTTGACGATGAGGACGCCGATGGGGCGGTATGGGACCGTGGATGAGCTTGTTGGGGCGGCGGTGTATCTTGCTGCGGAGGAGAACGCGTTCATGACTGGACAGATATTGACAGTGGATGGCGGGTATCTTGCCAGTGGAGTCAATCAGTAG
- a CDS encoding Gfo/Idh/MocA family protein, whose product MSSMDAVNRRSFLKAIGSAGAFSALPEAAFGSSTGIIHEIAVGQDIKPKDTIKFAVCGMSHDHIYGMVGAIQRGGGVLVKWYGAEPDKVALFKSRFPDVPVAASEDEILNDSSVQLVLSSTIASHRAPLGVRVMKHGKDFLSDKPGITTLEQLAEVRKTIAETKRIYGIMYSELLEVKAAIKAGELVQSGAIGKVIQTINIAPHQIEQGANGDKFAGGASKRPDWFWDPELYGGILTDIGSHQVDQFLYYTGSTSADIVESQVANINHPGHPKFQDFGDMVLRGNKGLGYVRLDWFTPDGLGTWGDGRLFILGTEGYIECRKYTNVAVSKQGNNLFIVDRTSQRYIDCNNVPLPFGPQFVSDVVNRTHVAQDQAQCLLAAELVIKAQRAAKTVKLEA is encoded by the coding sequence ATGAGCAGCATGGACGCGGTGAACCGGAGATCGTTCCTGAAGGCGATTGGTTCGGCAGGAGCATTTTCGGCACTCCCCGAGGCCGCCTTCGGCAGCAGCACAGGCATCATCCACGAGATTGCCGTCGGCCAAGACATCAAGCCCAAGGACACCATCAAGTTCGCCGTCTGCGGCATGAGCCACGACCACATCTACGGCATGGTCGGCGCCATCCAGCGAGGTGGTGGCGTCCTCGTCAAGTGGTACGGCGCTGAGCCCGACAAGGTCGCCCTCTTCAAGTCTCGCTTCCCCGACGTACCCGTGGCCGCCTCCGAGGATGAGATCCTCAACGACTCCTCCGTCCAACTGGTCCTTAGCTCCACCATCGCCAGCCACCGCGCGCCTCTCGGCGTCCGCGTCATGAAGCATGGCAAGGACTTCCTCTCGGACAAGCCCGGCATCACCACCCTCGAGCAACTCGCCGAAGTCCGCAAGACCATCGCCGAGACGAAGCGCATCTACGGCATCATGTACTCCGAGCTCCTGGAGGTCAAAGCCGCCATCAAGGCCGGTGAACTCGTCCAGTCAGGGGCCATCGGCAAGGTCATACAGACCATCAACATCGCCCCCCACCAGATCGAACAGGGAGCCAACGGAGACAAGTTCGCCGGGGGAGCCTCCAAGCGGCCCGACTGGTTCTGGGACCCCGAACTCTACGGCGGAATCCTCACCGACATCGGCTCCCACCAGGTCGACCAGTTCCTCTACTACACCGGCTCTACCTCCGCAGACATCGTAGAGTCGCAGGTCGCCAACATCAACCACCCCGGCCACCCCAAATTCCAGGACTTCGGCGATATGGTCCTGCGCGGTAATAAGGGCCTCGGCTATGTGCGCCTCGACTGGTTCACCCCCGATGGCCTCGGCACCTGGGGCGACGGACGTCTCTTCATCCTGGGTACGGAGGGCTACATCGAGTGCCGCAAGTACACCAACGTCGCTGTCAGCAAGCAGGGGAACAACCTTTTCATCGTCGACCGGACCAGCCAGCGCTACATCGACTGCAACAACGTCCCCTTGCCCTTTGGCCCACAGTTTGTCTCCGACGTCGTCAACCGCACCCACGTCGCTCAGGACCAGGCCCAGTGCCTCCTCGCGGCTGAATTGGTCATCAAGGCTCAGCGAGCCGCAAAGACCGTGAAGCTCGAAGCCTAG
- a CDS encoding cupin domain-containing protein: MLTRRDVTVALIAIGATCGVFAAVKPGMIGSSVYDWNKLPVTKTKIGEVRQVFKGPTATLDELEMHITTLNPGEASHPPHHHPNEELIIIRQGTVETLSKGTWVKVGPGSVILNGSNDLHSLRNVGTDQAIYHVVNWKSATTPAQ; encoded by the coding sequence ATGCTCACTCGACGCGACGTGACCGTCGCCCTTATTGCCATTGGAGCTACCTGCGGAGTATTCGCCGCCGTGAAGCCGGGGATGATCGGTTCCTCTGTCTACGACTGGAACAAGCTCCCGGTGACGAAGACGAAGATCGGCGAGGTGCGGCAGGTGTTCAAGGGGCCAACGGCGACACTCGATGAGCTCGAGATGCACATTACGACGCTGAATCCCGGCGAGGCGTCGCATCCGCCGCATCATCATCCGAATGAGGAGTTGATCATCATCCGGCAGGGGACGGTGGAGACGCTCTCGAAGGGGACGTGGGTGAAGGTGGGGCCGGGCTCGGTGATCCTGAACGGATCGAACGATCTGCACAGCCTGCGGAATGTAGGTACGGACCAGGCGATCTACCATGTCGTCAACTGGAAGTCGGCGACGACTCCTGCCCAGTAA